The following nucleotide sequence is from Scleropages formosus chromosome 4, fSclFor1.1, whole genome shotgun sequence.
CTTGTCCCTTCACCTGCCCCTCTCCTTCAGTCTTAAGCTCCTCAATTTTTAGGTTGGAAATACCTGATCTTCACGTGGAGTataaaaaattcttaaattacTCCACCATTGTGTTGgattgtttaaacaaaaaaaaaaacaaacttttgtaTTTGTTGTACTTGATTTTGTGtggaaacttaaaaaaacaaaaaaaatggccCGTATGAACCGCCCTGCCCCGGTGGAAATCACTTACAAAAACATGAGGTTCCTAATCACTCATAACCCCACCAATGCCACCTTAAACAAGTTTATAGAGGTAAGTTCACCATAACACAATGAAGCGTTGCAGCATACATTGATATGTCAATTGATTTTAGCAGTTTTTAAATCAACCTGATGCAGGCTTGGTGCATTTCTTTCcatgaaattgtatttttatgcaaCTGATTAAGTTGTGTATGCCTGAAATTAAGCTGAAATTTGAGCTCTCCTGCCTTAAATGTGGAATTTCTACAGGAACTGAAGAAGTATGGAGTGACCACTGTTGTGAGAGTGTGTGAAGCCACCTATGATGCCTCTTTGGTAGAGAAGGAGGGTATTCAGGTTTTGGTAAGCCTGCCTTTTTAGAAATGGGGAAAAGGCTAACTCATATTCTGTGTTCTGGCAGTTGTACATTCTTTGATGTATTGAATGTATTTCAGGTTTAACCTTCATGTTGTAATTTAGCATACCCCtttaacacacactgtctagGATTGGCCATTTGACGATGGAGCGCCTCCCTCCAGCCAGATTGTTGATGATTGGCTGAATTTGCTGAGGGCCAAGTTTCGTGAGGAGCCTGGCTGCTGCATCGCTGTTCACTGCGTGGCTGGCCTGGGCAGGTATGCTTTTCTTTACTTACATAACTATATTTATGCCCATATTATTTAAGATGGATATAAAGGCTGTGTATTTGGGAAAACTGTCAATAGCATAAACCTTACTGTTTGGAAGATCTCTTAGtgtatttacttttgttttaaagGGCCCCGGTTCTAGTTGCCCTTGCCATGATTGAGTGCGGGATGAAGTACGAGGATGCTGTCCAGTTCATTAGGCTGTAAGTATTTAAAATTGCTGTCATTTGTCAAATATTTAGTTTCTTTGCTGTCATATGCAGCAATGACCTTAAATCTTTTTAATTTAGgaatttacaaaaagaaaaggtttattttctaatgcagttttgttaaaaaaaaaaaaaaaaatccacagattTCCACTGCTACCTCCTTTATCCAAAGAATAAACTGGCTAAAATAGGCACATTTTTGTCTACCTACTTACCTTCATTGtttgaaatacacatttcaacCAGCAACTTCCATGTTCATGTGCAGTTTGTAGTATATAAACTTTTcacttcatattttatttgGTCTTGCTCTCTAGGAAGCGCCGAGGCGCTTTTAACAGCAAACAGCTTCTCTATCTGGAGAAATATCGTCCAAAGATGCGCCTGCGTTTCAAAGAGTCCAACGGTCATCGCAACAACTGCTGCATCCAATAGAGTGGAAGTCATCCGGTGCTTGCTAGTTTCCCTGCAAATGGAAGAGAATGTTCTTGTTACATAGCCACATAcaatgcagtttgtttcttttaattgcttatttttgtttttggttcttCCATGTAAAAGTATGCTTGACATCCAGTCTTCAACCATTCATTGTCTGTCTTTAGGTCTTAAACTGATACTACATTATATTCATAGTTTTAAGTGTTAAAATACGTCGCAttggttgttttgttttcaaagaaattgtTTTGCAACTGTAATAGCAGTTGGTTCCAGTCCTCCCACAGACCATAATGTGTACAATGGTGTATCGCGTACTTAACCTTCGTCAGTACTTAAGTTGAGAATCTTTTAAAGATCATTGGCTTTTCCTGTTTCCATCACTGCTGTTACATGATGCTTAGCACAAATGCTATTCTGTATGGCCTTGGCTATGAAAATCAGAATATGCAATTAAATTTTAGTATATCTCCAGCATTTGCAGAACAACATGGGTGGTATGATTCGGTTATTTACAAATGGAGAGATGAGAATGTGACAAAGGCAGTTTTAGGCTGAAAATACTATCTCCACGCAAAATGTACTGTTTCCTTGAGTGAAAAATTAATCTTGTAGTGCAGTAAAACATTTGGTTGTAATATGTGACTTGTATCCCTTCCAGTCTTACTTTTCCAAACTGTcagagggggaaaaagcataaaatattcGGGCTTTGTGTTGTGCAATCATTTCACTTGCGAGATGACAGTATTCATTGGACGGTGTATTTGGCAATTGACAACCAGCCTGTGATGTATTGGGTAAAATCTTAAAGCAAGACACTTCTAAAAGTATCTGGAGCTTTTTGTTAATTTTAGTTGCTTACGCACAGGTGTAATGACATGCCAAATCAGTCTACTAATTAAAATTGCAAGATGACATCACAAAATTGATGTTTGACCAAATGTAATCTTGCTGTGGCTGCCAACAGTTGGCTAGATTTACTTTTACTTGCTGGTTGTGCAGTAAGTGACCTACTGTATAGATGAGTAGCTATGTTTATCGTGGTGCAATAGCTCTACTTACTGCCAATTTACGAAGAGCAGTGGTAATGAAACATACCACCCCTGAGAAGTTTTGCAACTAATTTGTCATCACAGCATAAACTAGTCCatttctatatacatatatgtatgcgtacatatatacgtatatgtatGTAAGTCTGAAGGGTGATTTCCATAGGCAACAATTGTACTTGTTGCTTTTTGTAAAGGAAGTATTGATCAGATGGCTTTATGGTTGAGCTTGCTACCTTTGCAGTTGATGTGAACAACCTTCCTCTTGAGCTTTTCCCTTTTGTAGATACAAGCTCACAAGAGGAATCGCAGGTTTGCATTCAAATTAAGTTTTCGGCAATGCTGCTACCCTGCCAGTGAATTGGACCAGGAGAAATTAATGCACAGATTTTATGGAAGAGTAAAGTTTTTCTGTTTACAGGTTTTTGATtgaaaagcaaactgaaaaaactaaaaactggaTAGTTTTTTCTATGTAATTTGAGTATTTTGTCAATTTAAATCTGTGCAGGAtccttttaaaagaaatatgttttaacTTCTTTGAGGTTGCAAGATATTTTTAGCATACTCTggtaaaataatggtaaattaGGTGCcaaattttactttttgatATAACTAAATGTAAGAACAGACTAGACCAGCTTGATAACTTTACCTCCTTATAGAATATTTGTGTGGATACTCACTGTACATAGACATTTGTTTACACCTGTCAGTTTCTTTGAGGGCTATTTTGCACaagtttgttttacattttgacaAGACTATTTACCCCACAGTTAGTATCCATTATTTGTCCTTTGTCCTCTTCCATAAAACTGTTGTTCTCTATTAAACTGTTGAAGCACATACTTCTGTTTGATCATTCATATTTATAAAGCCTTACAGTTTTAAAGGTACATGGCACACTGTGGTTGATCTTTGTGGGGCCagttgaatttgatttgggaaGGGGTGATCAGTATTTCTACTTGGATAAAAatgttgcctttgttttcaggaaatgcccttcagtaattttttttgatttgCTATACATTTTCTATGTAGCTAAAAGTTGCATATTGTATGATAAGCATCttaaaacttaatttcttttattgctTAAACTTGTTTATCAGATACTGCTTTGTCTAAAATGTGATCCCCTCTTTCTTGGCTTCAAACTGGACACCTGTCTGCAATATTTTGTATGCCTTTTTATTTGATCTGCGTAACTTAATACTTGGATACTTgatgaaatatgtatttgaaaTGGTGATGTGTATTAATGTTAgatcaattatttatacagtaattggGAAAGTGTGGTGTAGTACTGTGGGAGAAGTAAATTGCCAGTGTTCACCAGTTTGTGAGAGCGCTTGTACatcaaaataaacactgaaatgcatTAATGCCTCAATTTCTTTGTTCGTTTATGCTTTAGCTTTAAGGACACATGGGTTTGCATATGACAGTTCAGTTGTATTGTTACATATCACTAGACAAGCTTGTGTAGATTGTGTGATCATCTAAAAGCAAAAAGCTTTGCAAAGGCTGGAATTGTGTAATGTGTTGTGGCTGATAAAAGAAGGTTCcattaaaatttacaaaaaaatagtgTGTCAGTGCAGTCTATGCTGGTGTGGAAAGCTTTACctcatttacaatatttttactgctttttcacAATTTGATCAGATCAATTCCAGTATATGAATGGAGCCTAAGAGAAAAAATGACACGTTTCTACACATGCTTGGTCATACTCAAGGGAAATTTCTGAAGATTCCCAGAAGAAAGTTGCTGGAGCCTATCAATCGGGGCAAGGTTACTCAGCCATTTTCAAGCGTCTGAGCAGCAACTGAACCATAGCCAGCATGCTTATcaaatggagaaattttggGCAGTGATATATCTACCTAGAAGGTGCTGTCCCACAAAAATCTCTCCACAAACGGGATGTAAAATCACTACTTAGCTCAAAGACATCCCCAGACCAACATTCAGAGATTTGCAAGCCTCTTTTGTCTCAATTCAGTGTTCATGACACAGTAATGAAgacttgaaaaattaaaaaaaaaaaatatatatatattatatatatatatatatatatatatatatatatatatatatatataatacatgggagaaatacattttccaaagcaatgtagatcttggagaaaaatacattgactgcattacatcaacaattACAAGGCAGAAACCACTgctaacaaaaacaaacatgaaagcACCTGGATATCTCTTTTGGTTTCTCTGTATGTTCTGTGGCATCATTTTGAATGATCTGGGTCCCTTTGCATCTGGCTAAAACCAAGCAGCATTTCAAAGCTAGAGCCATCTATCAAAAataaagcatggtggtggcagtgtgatggtctggggatgCTTTGCAGCCACAGGAGCAGGGCTCATTGCTTTCATTGAAGGAACCTTGAATTCctctttgtttcagaaaattGTAAAGGACAATGTCTGGTTACCTCTTTGTGACTTGAAGCTGAAGTGCAGCAAGACAACAACCCAAGACACAGAAGGAAGTCAGCATCGAAATGGCTAAAAAAAAGGCTATAGAATGGTGTAGTCAAAGTCCTGCCCTGTATTTGATTAAGATAATGGTGCAAGACATGAAAAGAGCTGTTAATGCTTGAAAACCTGTAAATGTTGCTGAGGTGAAGTGTGGCATAGAGAAACTGGCCAAAATTCCTGAGCAGCAATGTGAGGCCCTGGTTAACAGTAACAGGAAGTGTTTAGCTGGAGGAGTCATGGTAACTAGAAGTGGCACAACCATTGACTGTGAAggggaaattactttttcacagttatgatttcacatttaatcaTCATCCATAGCAAGGAAATAACATAAATATGCTGCTAGTGCAACCTTTTTCTCCTGTCGCTTCTGTCTATCATTATTAATGACTGAATGTCCAATTCATGGTTGCCGTAGACCTCTCCTGGAAGTAAGGCATGAGGCAGggcgcgtgcacgcacacgcgcatacacacaaaactaaattaaaattaggAAACAGTGAGTCCACAGCAATCTATTTAATTCCAATTGCTGATCGATATTGATTTTTTCTACATATATTTTCCACACTGACTTAAATTCAAGGACCATATACTACTGCATtgaattctaaaaaaaaaaaaaaaaacatcggGTTGGCATACCAATAACCAAACAATAACTCTGGTATCTCTAAGCTCTCCAATAAACTTAAGGAATACTCTCTTTTTCCACTCCTCATAAATCCATAACTACTCTCCAGTCGCTGTGCTTAGTTAACGAGGCTAAGCACCGTTATAAAACATGCCGGAAATTAAAGGTTGCAAATGATTGGCTCCCGCAAGCAGCGGGTGGAGTCTCAAATAACGTTTGTTGGCAGTGCCGCCCACCAACATACGTATTATCTTGCAGGAAATGATTGGCCAACATGAAACGTGGGCGGTATTTCAAAATGGGGCTTATTGGGTTTAGCTGCCAGCCAGCGGAACTTcgcagcagatgttttttttttttttttttttttagttagcATTTCATTCTTCTGTCTATCGTAAAAAGACAGTGTTTTCAAGACACTGTCGACGGGAAGCGGCTGACAACCAATGGAGCTTTACGACACATCTCTACAAGTTTGCAATTGATTGGTTAAGCAAGGAAGGGGCGGGATTTAGGTGCGGCTTGTTGGGCAGCTCTGCCAACCAGTGGAGTTTGAGAACGGATAAAAACTTCCTCCTGCGAGGGCGAACCCAGCTGCTCGTCCCGAATGGCCACCGTCGGTGTGAACGGCGGCGAAAGGTAGCATTCCCTTCAAGTGACTCCGATAACCCCACCTGGGCTAGTTTCGCCACCGGTAGAAGTCGGTGACGTTTATGTATGTTTGAGGGCTGGAAAAAGGGTGTTTAACATATACAGTTCGTGGCGGGGAACGAGTGTTTGCGCGCGTCCCCTCCCCGAGCTTTGGTGGAAAGCAAGGGGGCGTTAACATGGCCGCTGCAAACAAACTCCAGGCCTACGGGCTTTATTAAGATGAGCAGAGCTCAGTGTCTGCGCTGCCTTATTTTCAGGAAGCGGCTCTACGGCTCTGTAGACGTATGCGTTCGTGTCTCGTTCGTTAGCGATGGATCGGTGCTGTTACGCTCCACATCTGGTAAGCGTGTTTAACTTCCCCGCGACGGTGTGGAATCATTAAGACCAGATTAGACTGAGGCCTGCGCGAGTTCGAGTAGCAGACGATCTGCTCGATTTAATTCCTGAGTATCTCTAACGCTGGGTCGCCTGCTTGCGATTGGATGGTGTCGTATTTACCCAAACTAGGTGACCGCCGCTGTGCTGAACTACTGTTTTTAGTGTGTTAGGGGGAGCGAGGCCCTCGTTTTGATAAGCGGCCTAGCGAGCGCTGTCAGTGTGGGCAGCTACTAGCGCCGCAGCTAACAGATTAGCTTCATCCCACTTCGCCTTGCTTGCGTTTCGTATCTGTAGTGGTATTTTAGTGCCGTTGGTGTTTCTATCCTCGTCCTTCTGTGGACAAGGAGGAGCTGACGGAGCACAGTTCGTAAATTTAAATTGGGGAATATCGTAATGCTGAGCTTAATTAGTTCGGAAACTAGTTTTTGTGCCATTCCTGTCAGGCACTGTTAACTTGTATGGGGGCGGGCTGCCGCAGAGGCGCGCACGGATGTCCTCGCACAACTCCGCTGGCAGCACGTGCCGCTCGTTAGTTCGCTCGCGTGACCCGCGACAgtttgcgcgcgcgcgctccctgTTCGGTGCAGCGGCGAAAGGGTTAACGACCGATTATGGCGGCGGAAGAGTTTCTCCTCGGGTCGCTTGGCTACAGTGGGCCGCGACTCGACTGTAGCTCGTCACACCGGCGTGGAGATCTCGTTTAATTCAAGCGAGTCGCCCGTACTAAACTGATACGGGCACCAGTTGTTTCACCTGCGCTGAATGGTTTCCATAGTTGTATCAGTGGCCTTGGTTGCCACTACTACTATTCCATTGTTCTGATCACAATACAATAGCTTTTATGGGTAAGACTAAAAGTGTACTTCACATGTGGTTTCTGCCACCTCTCCCCTCATTCTGTTTTTTAGGTCTTTTAAGAGAGGTCCAGGCTGCCTGAATTTTGGATGTGACATGAAGAAGCATCAAGATACAAGTGGTCGACACGGTATGTTTCAGTCCCCTCTCTGGACCAGGGATGCCTGGCCTGTCACCGAGGACACAAACCTGAAGATTTGTTTGTATCGGCAGGTGACTTAATTGGGGCTGTTGCCTTGCGGACTtcaggttgctggtttgagtccctctcCTGCTTTGATGCCTTTGAAATTTTTTGCCATCGATACAGCAGAAATGCCTTCCTGTGTAAATAGTGATTCTTTAATATCACTTTTCCAATCTGAATCTGCATTTATGGACAGAacttaaatgttgaaaatggAAGTGCAATAGCATCCTTTTTCTTGTGGAAAAGGAAATTCAAACCTGCTGTTAATTTGTATGTGAATTCTGTATGAAGTACATGtatgggggggggaataaagTGAAAGCTGTGACTTGCCAGTGGTGTTTCAGTAAACTGGTGCACGGGCTGGAATGGCTCCGTCTTCAGTCTCATGAAGATCCATAGAACTGGCACATGCTCTGGCTCAAAGGGGTGCTCTCACTGGTTGCAAACCCACTGATGCATCCAGGCTTAACAGGATACAAGTAAAATGGGGAATCTGCTCTCCCAACTCATGAGTGGGTGTTGGCACATGCTTTGGTGGGAAACTATAATATTTGGGTTGTGATAAAGTGCAAAGTGTTTTGTGTTCAACCTGCCTTGCTGCTGGTGCCTTAAATTCAAAGgtgtaataatagaaataacttTCCTGTTTAAGAATGAGTTGGAaaactttttgatttttttgtcttgctgTAATACAGTAGAATATTGACTGCTTTCAGGTGTCCTTGTTTGAGTCCCATTTCATTCCTGTATGTACACAAACCTTTCTTTACACTCACTATCAAAACTCCCCATTCTGCACTTATACTGCTAGGTAACAGCTGTACTTTGTGGTCTTCAACTCTTCTGTAGAAGACAGCATTTGTCTTTCAGAACTTCTGAAAAGCCTATTTGTTGCCCTGAGGCCCTTTTCATGTAAAAGAAGGGACTTCCTATTTTAGCTGGCAGCTCTACAGAAGACAAGCATCAGCTTGGTGCCAAGGAGGTTTTTAAAATGCtcaattttctttgctttcccTTAGTTGTCTCCACGTGCATGACACATTTTAAGTGTCGTTCAGTCATTCTGCAGTAGCCAAGCTGTTTGGGGGATCATGTAGCATGAAAATGTTACTGTGTGAATGTGGAATTTGCTAATAAATATACTATAACTTAATGCAGTGTGTGCAGTTACTCATTTAGTGAGTTTAACTGAATAAGGTGAGTTTGGCAGTACATTTACATCCGGGTTCTATACTGCTGGCTTTTGCATGAAGCGCCTATAACACTATCTCTAGTAGGGGTGCTTCTGTTTTTGCCCTCCTTTCACTAAAACCTCACCCACAATGCCTGGCAGGTCATTTTAGGCCTAAAAATTAAGATGAATTTGTCTCTTTCTTTGTGCCCTGAGGGAATATCACAAACCTAAGCTACGCTctgcttatttcatttttacccTTGAATAtctgttcatttacatgtaaaaaatgctttacctatattcacattttatatatggatgagatttttttcattttacttttcaactTGCATTGTTTCACAAATAGTGGGAGATGAAATAAAGgttcaaatgcattttgagGGAGACCCAGTCTGTTTGCTATATGAAAAGTAAGAGAATGCAATTGCCATTCAAAAAATGATCATTAGCCATTattgagctgatgcctttgttcaagacACTCAGTCttacatttgtacactaagctacttgcaaatTATTTACAAGTTGCACAGTTATTTGGGAGTTTATACATGtaagcattttttcttttctggatCATTTTAGAGTAAATTCCAcagtcaagggtactagagtagGAGCAGGGATTGAAAACCTGGGACTTTCTGCTGAAAAGCAACAGTTCTAATCAGtacattacctgctgccattatgttttttgttttatacactTTTCAGACTATACTTTTCAAATggtaatacaatttttttttttttttttttgcagaacttgcagaaaaggagcagcagCATTCATGGATATGGTTGACACCTTTAACCATTTGATTCCCAGTGACCAGTTGGAAGACTCACTGACACTTGGGCAGAACTTGGAAAGTGAAGCAAGCGATGAGTTTGGAACGAATCAGCATTTGCTTGGGGACTCTCTGAAGAATATGCTTAGTGACAAAGATCCTATGCTTGGATCTGCGAGTACTCAATTTCATATCTTGGATAACGAAGATGGTAGCTTTGACATTGCCGATACAGCAGGTAACCACCGAGGAATGCTGAGATGTCCATACTTGATTTTAACTGTTGGATGCTGAAattaagcaaatgaataatCCTTCATGTGACGCCATCTCAAAAATGGCTCAGGCTCCATTCTTAAACGAGGAGAAGCAGCAAATGCGGCTTTTTTATTTGGTTCTTTGCAGTTCATGTTTTATGCCATTTGAAATATGCAATATGTGCCATTTAATTGCTAAAATTGATTTTGTCCTGCTATACTATAACCAaaagttcattcaaaaattTACTTGAACTCTTGTGTACTGCTTTTGGATTGTTTACAACTGTAAAATCGGAGCATGCTGTAAGATGTCTTAACATACAACACAGTACCATTCATTGATGGACAATTTATGGTTGCTGCTGGTCGCTCGAGTTAGGTTAATGTGACAAGAGTGAGGTTCCTAAAAGTTCCTTATTCTAGTTGCATTATCCCTGGGGCTTAGTGTACAATTTTTACTTTTGGAATTGTGTATTGGTGGCActgcaggtagcactggtgcatTGAACCTGGTGGCCATGGATTTCGGCATGAATTTGAGTCATACTCAGTCTTTGCagtgtttacatgttctctctgtgttcgtGTGTTTCCCCCATGTGCTCCACTTTCCTCCCGCAGTACAAAGATATAtcgtgtttcaggtggattagtgactaaattgctctttgtgtgtctgtgtttgagtgaatgagtgtatttTACATTGCTCAGCtctatagatgggtgaatgataaTTTAGTATGCAggattgtaaattgccttgggcaaaagtgtcagctaaccaCTAGAAATCTAAGTTACTTTCCAggaaagcatctactaaacGAATAATGTTAGAGTTGCGTTGCTTAAAAGCAGTTGGAATGTAAACTAGTAATTCAAAAACTACTGGGTTAAAGGGTTTGGCTTCCTTGCATCATCCATGTGTCCAGTCAACTCTTGCTTATACAGAACTATCTTGTTTGCATTTTGTACTTCGTTTCCAGCTATATCTGCTCTGCCTATGTGTTGCGCACGACACATATTAGTCAACTTCTATTCAAGGCCCTCAGGACTGTCTGACTTTTTCCCCCACTGTCTACCTACACGGTCTGCTTCATTCCCTGCTATCTTCAGCTGCACATTGTCTTATTCCTTTTCCCCTGCTCCTTGTCTCTCTCAGCTGCCAAGTGCTGGCATTCGGGACAGAGCTGCGCTGACACTATTTTTCAGGTCCGAACTTTACTCTCTTCAGAGAAGTTGTTTTAGTAAAACAGCctgctttctttttcacttgCGTACAGTGTTTTTTGAGGTGTAACTAGAGTTAAAATGACAGTTTGCCTTAACCATTACACCTTTAATTCTGAGTTTGGTAGAAAGTgagaatataaatatgaaacttGAGgtaagaaattaaagaaattgaGTTCAGACTTTTGAGAACtgacttttttccagtttgtttggTTATCGATAGAGTGAGTACACTTCATTCAGGGTTGCTGTGGTTTGTAAGTAATctgagaagcacagggcacaaggttatGCAGGGTACGTCCCAGTATTAAGACACATGGTACATGAAGCcgtacaccagtccatcacaggacagtctctctctttctctctctcacacactcacatgcacacacattttgagcaatttagagtcaccagttcatttgatacacatctctttggacttgAGGGAGGAACCTATATCCCATCAtacagcccaggcactgagTTACCCATGTGCCACCACCCCTCTCGTAGTTATTCTTTATGCCGTTTTTGTAATTGCAGATTTAGAGATAATGAGTAAGTCCGAAGGTGCCACGAGAGGTCGTCTGGGTGGTCCCAAGGGGCAAAAAGGAAAGCCAAAAGGTGGCTCTCGCTCACCAAAGAAATCTTCATGTGCTGTGGAGCAAGGTATGTCAAATGAATCTGTTTATAACTTGAAGTTGAAAGCCATGTACTCCATATtaaatttgcacttttttgcaaatttaataTTCCTTTCCTTGTAATATTTGCTGCTTTAATCTTCCatatgtaatgtttttctgtcttaaatgtctgtttttaccccccatttgttttccttccctctCTGTATCTCACCTCTGAGTTATCTCTGTCTTGTATTTAATGGAAAACCCAGTTTTGCTATTTACACTCTCTTATTACAAAATCATTCTGCAGATGTCTTTTACTATCTCAGTGTGTTGTGCAAGCATTTTTGAATTGTGGCATTGCTGAATaaagaacatttcagaaaaaaaataaaatgttaattacatgTTTACTTTCAGtggcacttttttcccctccagagCCTGAAAAACGCAGAAATTCACAAAACAGACGCTCCTCAGCTGGAAGCAAGCCGGCTAGTAGCAAACCCCCTGGAACGCCTGCCATGAAAAGAGCTAAAAAGCAGCAAGAGGAACC
It contains:
- the ptp4a1 gene encoding protein tyrosine phosphatase type IVA 1; amino-acid sequence: MARMNRPAPVEITYKNMRFLITHNPTNATLNKFIEELKKYGVTTVVRVCEATYDASLVEKEGIQVLDWPFDDGAPPSSQIVDDWLNLLRAKFREEPGCCIAVHCVAGLGRAPVLVALAMIECGMKYEDAVQFIRLKRRGAFNSKQLLYLEKYRPKMRLRFKESNGHRNNCCIQ